From the Lathyrus oleraceus cultivar Zhongwan6 chromosome 4, CAAS_Psat_ZW6_1.0, whole genome shotgun sequence genome, one window contains:
- the LOC127138381 gene encoding guanine nucleotide-binding protein-like NSN1 → MQEVHLDKNVKLLDCPGVVMLKSQGNNATIALKNCKRIKKLEDPIGPVKEILKLCPARVLVALYKIPSFDSVDDFLQIVATVRGKLKKGGIVDIESAARIVLHDWNEGKIPYYTMPLVSEAEPSEAKIVPEFSKDFNIDEVYNGETSFIGTLKSTIDLDPVEVPSSCPLNFDETMLEDNEHVTLPKQDEAPDKVADNDEDESMEYDKDDVSKDKGKTASSKQNEKLYTVDGILNPKLKRAEKKKKKKANKAGSSDPMDGHYDFKVDYFKKDKMDVEGGSGDDGNDRHDEQVNSEVPMSGVEVDERLG, encoded by the exons ATGCAAGAGGTTCATTTGGACAAAAATGTTAAGCTGCTGGATTGCCCTGGTGTTGTTATGCTGAAGTCTCAAGGAAATAATGCTACTATTGCATTAAAAAATTGTAAGAGAATCAAAAAGTTAGAGGATCCAATTGGCCCAG TGAAAGAAATTCTCAAGCTCTGTCCTGCCAGGGTGCTGGTAGCTCTTTACAAGATTCCAAGTTTTGATTCAGTTGATGACTTCCTACAGATTGTGGCTACTGTTAGGGGCAAGCTCAAGAAGGGTGGAATAGTTGACATTGAATCTGCTGCAAGAATCGTACTTCATGATTGGAATGAAG GTAAAATACCATATTATACTATGCCCCTAGTTAGTGAAGCAGAACCTTCAGAGGCCAAGATAGTTCCAGAGTTTTCTAAAGATTTTAACATTGATGAAGTCTACAACGGTGAAACTTCTTTTATTGGTACCCTTAAATCGACTATTGACTTAGATCCTGTTGAAGTTCCTTCAAGTTGCCCTCTTAACTTTGATGAGACAATGTTAGAG GATAACGAACATGTTACTTTGCCAAAACAAGATGAAGCTCCTGATAAAGTGGCTGACAATGATGAGGATGAATCCATGGAATATGATAAAGATGATGTTAGCAAGGACAAGGGTAAAACAGCAAgtagtaaacaaaatgagaagTTATACACAGTAGATGGTATACTTAATCCAAAATTGAAGCGGGcagagaagaagaaaaagaagaaggcTAACAAAGCTGGTTCATCTGATCCCATGGATGGTCATTATGACTTCAAAGTTGATTACTTCAAAAAAGACAAAATGGATGTTGAAGGTGGCAGCGGTGATGACGGCAATGATCGTCATGATGAACAAGTTAACTCTGAGGTTCCCATGTCTGGCGTTGAGGTTGATGAACGATTAGGATAG